A region of Solanum dulcamara chromosome 7, daSolDulc1.2, whole genome shotgun sequence DNA encodes the following proteins:
- the LOC129895941 gene encoding peptidyl-prolyl cis-trans isomerase FKBP53, with protein MAFWGVELKSGKPFTHNFEKERGRLHISQATLGSGSSNKKSIVQCKVGDKEPIYVCSLLPEKLETCPLNLEFEEDEDVTFSVIGSHNVHLSGFFYGESEDCCGEEYGSDYEEGAAETDSGSDDSIEFDYDTEDEDEDGSTDDDDFSMYPPSPIPNSGVRIEEILEDEKPTDENGTSKKPKKKKSQSNGIDDSDRQIVVKGNTDSSLMESEDEDGFPISSPCENKTKSVRSKKSDGTEDEDTGEEAPNEKAKNNVDENKGLKKRLRDDTSKVNDHQSGDHAKQNKKNKKKKVVDGEELAREDVSKSGANPEHVEGNDEAVSVGKAEDGQKSTNEKEIEKKKKKKKNKKTQQDGKAVMKVEQDKKNEAEEENAGTKPSHVRTFGNGLVIEELAMGKPDGKRASPGKKVGVRYIGKLKKNGKIFDSNIGKRPFEFRLGIGQVIKGWDVGVNGMRVGDKRRITIPPAMGYGSKGAGRDIPPNSWLVFDVELVNVN; from the exons ATGGCGTTCTGGG GAGTTGAATTGAAGTCTGGTAAACCATTCACTCATAATTTCGAAAAAGAGCGGGGAAGGCTTCACATCTCCCAG GCAACATTAGGCTCTGGCTCGTCAAACAAAAAAAGCATAGTTCAATGTAAAGTAGGTGATAAGGAACCAATTTACGTGTGTTCATTATTGCCAGAAAAACTGGAGACATGCCCTTTGAATCTCGAGTTTGAGGAGGATGAGGATGTTACCTTTTCAGTTATTGGTTCTCACAATGTTCATCTCTCTGGTTTCTTTTACGGAGAGAGTGAGGATTGCTGTGGAGAAGAATATGGATC TGACTACGAGGAGGGTGCTGCTGAGACTGATAGTGGGTCTGATGATTCTATCGAATTTGATTATGACACAGAAGATGAAGACGAGGATGGCTCAACTGACGATGATGATTTTAGCATGTACCCACCTTCCCCTATTCCCAACAGTGGAG TGAGAATTGAAGAGATACTGGAGGACGAAAAGCCTACAGATGAAAATGGTACATCCAAAAagccaaagaagaagaaaagtcaGTCTAATGGGATTGATGACTCTGATCGCCAGATAGTTGTGAAGGGTAATACTGACAGTTCTCTGATGGAGAGTGAAGATGAGGATGGCTTCCCAATATCTTCTCCCTGTGAAAACAAAACTAAATCAGTAAGATCAAAAAAATCAGATGGAACTGAAGATGAGGATACCGGTGAGGAAGCACCGAATGAGAAGGCAAAAAATAATGTTGATGAGAACAAAGGCTTAAAGAAGAGACTTCGGGATGATACTAGCAAAGTCAATGATCATCAAAG CGGAGACCATGCTaagcaaaataaaaagaataagaagaaaaaggtaGTGGATGGGGAGGAATTGGCTCGTGAGGATGTTTCAAAGAGCGGTGCCAATCCAGAGCATGTAGAGGGTAATGATGAGGCAGTTTCAGTAGGTAAAGCTGAAGATGGTCAGAAGTCAACTAATGAGAA GGAGattgagaaaaagaagaaaaagaaaaagaacaagaaaactCAACAGGATGGCAAAGCAGTTATGAAGGTTGAACAAGATAAGAAGAATGAGGCAGAGGAGGAGAATGCAGGGACTAAGCCTTCTCATGTGAGGACCTTTGGAAATGGACTGGTCATAGAGGAGCTGGCTATGGGCAAGCCAGATGGGAAAAGAGCTTCCCCAGGAAAGAAG GTTGGTGTACGTTATATTGGCAAGCTGAAGAAGAATGGCAAAATATTTGATTCGAATATTGGGAAAAGACCTTTTGAATTTCGCTTAG GTATTGGTCAAGTTATTAAGGGTTGGGATGTCGGTGTAAATG GCATGCGCGTTGGGGACAAAAGAAGAATTACAATCCCACCGGCCATGGG GTATGGGTCTAAAGGTGCTGGTCGTGACATACCACCCAATTCATGGCTGGTATTTGATGTTGAGCTGGTAAACGTTAATTGA